In a single window of the Rhodamnia argentea isolate NSW1041297 chromosome 2, ASM2092103v1, whole genome shotgun sequence genome:
- the LOC125313698 gene encoding glycine-rich protein 5-like, translating into MVFKSVLVALLSALVCSAGVRKLEGQRPDPFEEEKTFFRSPRYGVGLGGGGGLGGGAGLGGSAGLGGGAGTRGGLGGGGGLGGGGGRGAGGGLVGGAGGGFGGGAGAVGGAGGGRAGGGFGGGAGGGVGGGFP; encoded by the coding sequence ATGGTTTTTAAGTCGGTTCTTGTTGCGCTCTTGAGTGCTCTTGTTTGCTCCGCCGGTGTTAGAAAGCTTGAGGGCCAAAGGCCTGATCCTTTTGAGGAAGAGAAGACGTTCTTCCGCAGCCCTAGGTATGGTGTCGGCCTTGGCGGTGGAGGTGGCTTGGGGGGTGGCGCTGGTTTAGGTGGCAGTGCTGGCTTGGGAGGAGGCGCTGGCACCAGGGGTGGTCTCGGGGGAGGCGGTGGGCTTGGGGGAGGTGGTGGAAGAGGAGCGGGCGGCGGGCTTGTCGGTGGAGCTGGTGGAGGGTTTGGAGGAGGGGCAGGGGCAGTTGGTGGGGCAGGCGGCGGCAGGGCTGGAGGAGGATTTGGCGGAGGTGCCGGGGGTGGCGTTGGAGGTGGATTTCCTTGA
- the LOC115757308 gene encoding uncharacterized protein LOC115757308 translates to MIHLLFGLAFLEMALVVVLLFKTPLRMLLMLGLDRLKRGRGRLVAGTVAMTMVVVFSSAVYNVLGIQRGLADATIINPTDQVLMANSLLEASLLGFSLFLGILIDRLHYYVKELYLLRNNLEATKKWKRDYVEMDSIGSSKAPRQTRIEQAPTKSST, encoded by the exons ATGATTCACCTCTTATTTGGCCTTGCATTCTTGGAGATGGCTTTGGTAGTTGTCCTTCTCTTTAAAACTCCTCTGAGGATGCTGTTGATGCTGGGGCTGGACCGTTTGAAGCGGGGAAGAGGGCGGCTCGTTGCGGGGACCGTGGCGATGACCATGGTGGTCGTATTCAGTTCGGCGGTCTACAATGTCTTGGGCATCCAGAGAGGCCTAGCCGATGCGACCATAATCAACCCGACCGATCAGGTCCTCATGGCAAATAGCCTTCTGGAAGCATCTCTCTTGG GCTTCTCCCTATTCCTTGGGATATTGATAGACAGGTTGCATTACTACGTTAAGGAGCTCTACCTATTGAGGAACAACTTGGAAGCAaccaagaaatggaaaagagattATGTGGAGATGGATAGCATTGGATCATCAAAGGCCCCTCGTCAGACGAGGATTGAGCAAGCTCCAACGAAATCTAGCACGTGA